A region of Candidatus Sysuiplasma acidicola DNA encodes the following proteins:
- a CDS encoding Zn-ribbon domain-containing OB-fold protein, giving the protein MSNPRYWRENPSRYTLLGSSCGNCNETFFPPRAICPKCRRKSVGKITPRKLSGKGKVYSYTLVHEPMPDFTLMRPYIMAIVEMEEGVRVTSQIVDCREEDVRIGMKVEAIFRRLGEEGSAGIIRYGYKFRPAV; this is encoded by the coding sequence ATGTCCAATCCAAGATACTGGCGTGAGAATCCAAGCAGATACACGCTGCTCGGTTCCTCCTGCGGAAACTGCAATGAAACGTTCTTTCCGCCAAGGGCCATCTGTCCGAAATGCAGACGGAAGAGCGTTGGAAAGATTACACCGCGCAAACTCTCGGGGAAAGGCAAGGTTTACTCCTACACGCTGGTTCACGAACCGATGCCGGACTTTACGCTCATGCGTCCGTACATTATGGCCATAGTGGAGATGGAAGAAGGAGTGAGAGTCACGTCGCAGATCGTTGACTGCAGGGAAGAGGACGTCAGGATAGGGATGAAGGTGGAAGCAATATTCAGAAGACTTGGTGAGGAAGGCAGCGCTGGCATAATCCGCTATGGTTACAAGTTCAGGCCTGCCGTGTGA